A stretch of Flavobacterium sp. N2270 DNA encodes these proteins:
- a CDS encoding dienelactone hydrolase family protein, with the protein MKFNIIILLFSTIVGYSQIKSVSYLDGKDKLEGFFIKAEKANPKNIGVIVLPAWMGIDDHSKESAEALSKLGYHAFVADIYGSINNPKNTEEAAKLSGYFKNNPEEYQKRIQLAIDQLVKQGANVNEIAVIGYCFGGTGAIEAARGNLNVKGVVSFHGGLGKDKMRITTPIAAKVLVLHGADDPYVSQKEISAFQDEMRTAKADWQMNYYANAVHAFTHKNLNTDNSKGAAYNEKADKRSWEAMKSFLLELFK; encoded by the coding sequence ATGAAATTCAATATAATCATACTCCTTTTTTCAACAATTGTTGGCTACTCTCAAATTAAAAGTGTTTCCTATTTAGATGGAAAAGATAAACTAGAAGGATTCTTTATCAAAGCTGAAAAGGCAAATCCTAAAAATATTGGTGTAATCGTTTTACCCGCTTGGATGGGAATTGATGATCATTCAAAAGAATCAGCTGAAGCACTATCAAAGCTAGGGTATCATGCTTTTGTAGCAGATATTTATGGTTCTATAAATAACCCCAAAAATACTGAAGAAGCTGCAAAACTATCAGGTTACTTTAAAAATAATCCTGAGGAATATCAAAAAAGAATTCAGTTAGCCATTGATCAATTGGTAAAACAAGGCGCAAATGTAAACGAAATTGCAGTAATCGGTTATTGTTTTGGAGGAACTGGTGCAATTGAAGCGGCTAGGGGAAATTTAAACGTAAAAGGTGTTGTGTCTTTTCACGGCGGTTTAGGGAAAGATAAAATGAGAATTACAACTCCTATTGCTGCCAAAGTTTTGGTATTACATGGAGCTGATGATCCTTATGTTTCACAAAAAGAGATAAGTGCTTTTCAGGATGAAATGAGAACTGCAAAAGCCGACTGGCAAATGAATTACTACGCAAACGCAGTTCATGCTTTTACACATAAAAACTTAAATACTGATAACAGTAAAGGCGCTGCTTATAATGAAAAAGCGGATAAAAGAAGTTGGGAAGCCATGAAAAGTTTCTTATTAGAATTGTTCAAATAA
- the rmuC gene encoding DNA recombination protein RmuC codes for MSQTLLIIAVFILALAIGFFIGKMLSKAESQSQKSGLEERVNGLLGQIEQLKIQFQSDKNQLEKVIAQLNLEKDSVQKEKEAFAIHLAKKENDFDNLLERNKEQKQEVEQLQEKFTKEFENLANKILEEKTNKFTEQNKENMKNILNPLQEKIQLFEKKVDDTHKESIDYHAALRQQILGLREMNEQMSKETINLTKALKGDSKMQGNWGELVLERVLEKSGLEKGREYEVQQSFTNEEGSRILPDVIINLPDGKKMVVDSKVSLTAYERFVNEEDDELKATFLKEHVNSVKRHVDQLSDKNYQDIYEMESPDFVLLFIPIEPAFALALNEDNTLYNKAFEKNIVIVTPSTLLATLRTIDSMWTNQKQQENAIEIARQAGALYDKFEGFVSDLIKIGKKMDEAKVEYGNAMNKLVDGSGNLVNRVEKLKKMGAKAKKALPENIIKRAIENESDSN; via the coding sequence ATGTCGCAAACACTTTTAATAATCGCCGTTTTCATTTTAGCATTAGCAATTGGTTTTTTCATTGGTAAAATGCTTTCCAAAGCAGAATCACAATCACAAAAATCAGGTTTAGAAGAACGCGTAAATGGTTTATTAGGTCAAATAGAACAATTGAAAATCCAATTCCAATCGGATAAAAACCAGTTAGAAAAAGTAATAGCTCAATTGAATTTAGAGAAAGATTCTGTTCAAAAAGAAAAAGAAGCTTTTGCAATTCATTTGGCAAAAAAAGAAAATGATTTTGACAATTTATTAGAACGTAATAAAGAACAAAAACAAGAAGTAGAACAACTACAAGAAAAGTTTACCAAAGAATTTGAAAATTTAGCCAATAAAATTCTGGAAGAAAAAACGAATAAGTTTACCGAACAAAACAAAGAGAACATGAAAAATATCTTGAATCCGCTTCAAGAGAAAATTCAGTTATTTGAGAAAAAAGTAGACGATACCCATAAAGAAAGTATCGATTATCATGCTGCGTTGCGCCAACAAATACTTGGTTTACGCGAAATGAACGAACAAATGAGCAAGGAAACTATAAACCTTACAAAAGCTTTAAAAGGCGATAGTAAAATGCAAGGAAATTGGGGCGAATTAGTTTTAGAGCGTGTTTTAGAAAAATCAGGTTTAGAGAAAGGGCGTGAATATGAAGTGCAGCAAAGTTTTACCAACGAAGAAGGTTCAAGAATTCTTCCGGATGTGATTATTAATCTTCCGGATGGAAAGAAAATGGTGGTCGATTCTAAAGTTTCCTTAACAGCTTATGAACGATTTGTAAACGAAGAAGATGACGAGTTAAAAGCAACTTTCTTAAAAGAACATGTAAATTCGGTAAAGAGACATGTTGACCAATTGAGCGATAAAAACTATCAAGACATTTACGAAATGGAAAGTCCTGATTTTGTTTTGCTTTTCATTCCTATTGAACCTGCATTTGCTTTGGCTTTAAATGAAGACAACACATTGTACAACAAAGCTTTTGAAAAGAACATTGTGATTGTTACACCTTCTACTCTTTTGGCTACTTTACGAACTATTGACAGTATGTGGACAAACCAAAAGCAACAAGAAAATGCCATTGAGATTGCACGACAAGCTGGAGCATTATATGATAAATTTGAAGGTTTTGTTTCTGATTTGATTAAAATTGGCAAAAAAATGGACGAAGCCAAAGTTGAATATGGAAACGCCATGAACAAATTAGTTGATGGATCTGGAAATTTAGTGAATAGAGTAGAAAAATTAAAAAAAATGGGGGCAAAAGCAAAGAAAGCTTTACCTGAAAACATAATTAAAAGAGCTATAGAAAATGAATCCGACAGCAACTAA
- a CDS encoding DUF1853 family protein — MNSKSRIASILITNNLDSSITGLPTFDLAELHLTNEIDFQLPTNVRLGHLAEKIVSELIKSSTNYEVLYENIQILEEDKTIGEIDFILQKKNTKQILHVELAYKFYLFDPSISSETINNWIGPNRNDSLKEKLDKLKTKQFPLLYHTCTKTTVNTVEINKISQALCLLVSLYIPYEYKANFNPTYQKAIKGYYLNFKTFMQLDNPDKTYYIPTKKEWGMEPAENKNWLDFSEIEKQISTSMEEKQAVLCWQKQNNTFLSFFIVWW; from the coding sequence ATGAATAGTAAATCAAGAATAGCATCTATATTAATAACGAATAACTTAGATTCTTCTATTACAGGTTTACCAACTTTTGATTTAGCCGAATTACACCTTACAAACGAAATAGATTTTCAATTACCAACCAATGTTAGATTAGGACATTTAGCAGAAAAGATTGTTTCGGAACTCATAAAATCTTCTACCAATTACGAAGTTTTATATGAAAACATTCAAATACTTGAAGAAGATAAAACCATTGGTGAAATCGATTTTATCTTGCAAAAAAAGAACACAAAGCAAATACTTCATGTAGAGTTAGCGTATAAATTTTATCTATTTGACCCAAGTATTTCCTCAGAAACAATAAACAATTGGATAGGTCCAAACCGAAATGACTCCTTAAAAGAGAAGTTAGACAAATTAAAAACGAAACAATTTCCACTACTCTACCATACTTGCACAAAAACAACAGTAAATACCGTTGAGATTAACAAAATTTCTCAAGCCTTATGTTTGTTGGTTTCTTTATATATTCCTTACGAATACAAAGCCAATTTTAACCCAACTTATCAAAAAGCTATAAAAGGATATTATCTAAACTTTAAAACTTTTATGCAGTTAGATAACCCCGACAAAACCTATTATATTCCTACCAAAAAAGAATGGGGAATGGAACCTGCTGAAAATAAAAATTGGTTAGATTTCAGCGAAATAGAAAAACAAATTAGCACAAGTATGGAAGAAAAACAAGCAGTGTTATGTTGGCAAAAACAGAACAATACTTTTTTATCTTTCTTTATTGTTTGGTGGTAA
- a CDS encoding GxxExxY protein has protein sequence MNTQKQINELTYEVIGCAIEVHKHLGAGLLESIYHQCLIEELKSKNINYQSELKLPIIYKGKDLETDFRCDLFIENCLVVELKSVSEIHPMHDAQLLTYMKLLKAPKGIIINFNCKNIFKEGQKTYVNEYFKYLK, from the coding sequence ATGAATACACAAAAGCAAATAAATGAGTTAACTTATGAAGTAATTGGTTGTGCAATTGAAGTTCACAAGCATTTAGGCGCTGGTTTACTTGAAAGTATTTATCACCAATGCTTAATTGAGGAATTAAAATCAAAGAATATTAATTATCAATCAGAATTAAAATTACCCATTATATACAAAGGAAAAGATTTAGAAACTGATTTTAGATGTGATTTATTTATTGAAAATTGTTTAGTTGTTGAATTAAAATCGGTTAGTGAAATTCATCCAATGCATGATGCACAATTACTGACATATATGAAACTTTTAAAAGCTCCAAAAGGAATTATCATTAATTTTAATTGTAAAAACATTTTTAAAGAAGGTCAAAAAACATATGTAAATGAATATTTTAAATACTTAAAATAA
- a CDS encoding ABC transporter ATP-binding protein translates to MNQNVLHTENLSIGYKTKSETNTIIQNCYIQLQKGKLVALVGANGIGKSTLLKTISGIIPTLNGNVFLNDKNIKSYLPKDLAQELSIVLTESLPPSNLTVYEIVALGRQPYTNWLGKLSEEDKLKVEEAISLTGIEEFKFKKHYEISDGQLQKTLIARALAQDTALIILDEPTTHLDLVHKVSLIKLLQKLTHETGKTILYSTHDIDLAIQLSDEMIVLTKNKLVQDQPCNLITNDTFNELFKNESIVFDKTIGKFKVV, encoded by the coding sequence ATGAATCAAAACGTTTTACATACCGAAAATCTTTCAATTGGATACAAAACAAAATCCGAAACCAATACTATAATCCAAAATTGTTATATTCAATTGCAAAAAGGGAAATTAGTAGCTTTAGTTGGGGCTAATGGCATCGGAAAATCGACACTTTTAAAAACCATTTCTGGAATTATTCCAACACTGAATGGAAATGTTTTTCTAAATGACAAAAATATAAAATCCTATTTACCTAAAGATTTAGCACAAGAGTTAAGTATAGTTTTAACCGAATCTTTACCGCCAAGCAATTTAACGGTTTATGAAATTGTAGCTTTAGGAAGGCAACCCTATACCAATTGGCTTGGAAAACTTTCTGAAGAAGATAAATTGAAAGTTGAGGAAGCTATTTCTTTAACTGGGATTGAAGAATTTAAATTCAAAAAGCATTACGAAATTAGCGACGGTCAATTGCAAAAAACGTTAATTGCTCGAGCACTTGCCCAAGATACTGCTTTGATTATATTGGACGAACCTACAACACATTTAGATTTGGTTCACAAAGTTTCTCTAATTAAACTTTTACAAAAACTAACACACGAAACAGGCAAAACCATTCTTTATTCTACACATGATATTGATTTAGCAATACAGTTAAGTGATGAAATGATTGTCTTAACTAAAAATAAACTAGTTCAAGACCAACCTTGCAATTTAATTACAAACGATACTTTCAACGAGTTGTTTAAAAATGAAAGTATTGTGTTTGATAAAACAATCGGAAAATTTAAAGTAGTATAA
- a CDS encoding tRNA (cytidine(34)-2'-O)-methyltransferase produces MLNIVLIEPEIPNNTGNIGRLCVGTESRLHLIHPFGFEITDKNLKRSGLDYWVYLDWKEYQSVAEWKAQIPDLSRVFLMSSHADKNYLEQEFQDGDWLVFGKESKGLSEEVLDQFSNHLTIPISEHVRSYNLANSVAFVIGEAKRQIGLKK; encoded by the coding sequence ATGCTGAATATAGTTTTAATAGAGCCAGAAATTCCTAATAATACTGGAAACATTGGTCGACTTTGTGTAGGAACAGAAAGCAGGCTACATTTAATTCATCCGTTTGGGTTTGAAATTACTGATAAAAACCTAAAACGATCTGGATTAGATTATTGGGTGTATTTAGATTGGAAAGAATATCAATCTGTTGCCGAATGGAAAGCTCAAATTCCAGATTTATCTCGAGTTTTCTTAATGAGTTCACACGCGGATAAAAACTATTTAGAACAAGAATTTCAAGATGGTGATTGGTTGGTTTTTGGTAAAGAAAGTAAAGGTTTAAGTGAAGAAGTATTAGACCAATTTTCAAATCATTTAACGATTCCAATTTCAGAACATGTTAGAAGCTATAATTTAGCGAACTCTGTTGCATTTGTAATTGGAGAAGCAAAAAGGCAAATTGGTTTAAAAAAATAA
- a CDS encoding phosphatase PAP2 family protein: MILYFIINNDGSSFIDHYVYVQKDLFFYLNNKLSQFPNLQFNLTQLGDAMLFYPLLAIFIIYAPKLWEALLTSSFFSLIVSALLKKIFAVPRPAAMFDHDSFTIIGKTLSGKTSLPSGHSICAFIVITTLLFAFMPKKIGYKIIWSFFIISAGLIIVFSRVGVGAHYPLDVIIGSTIGFIISIIGITISNRFKLFNWINDKNKLPIFMLALVITGGVIIKKITEINLPIFYISLTSLVITLYLMIRFYVKKNK, encoded by the coding sequence ATGATTTTATATTTTATTATAAACAATGATGGTTCTAGCTTTATTGACCACTATGTTTATGTTCAAAAAGATTTATTCTTTTATTTAAACAATAAATTATCTCAATTTCCAAATTTACAATTTAACCTTACCCAATTAGGTGATGCAATGCTATTTTATCCGCTTTTGGCTATTTTTATCATTTATGCACCAAAGCTATGGGAAGCCTTATTAACATCTTCATTTTTTTCATTAATTGTTTCTGCTTTGTTAAAAAAAATATTTGCAGTACCAAGACCTGCTGCAATGTTTGACCACGATAGCTTTACAATAATTGGAAAAACACTTTCAGGAAAAACATCTTTACCTTCAGGACATTCTATTTGTGCATTTATAGTTATCACTACATTACTTTTTGCATTTATGCCTAAGAAAATTGGTTATAAAATTATTTGGTCCTTTTTTATTATTTCAGCTGGTTTAATTATTGTTTTTTCTAGAGTTGGTGTTGGCGCGCACTATCCTTTAGATGTTATAATTGGAAGTACAATTGGTTTTATAATTTCTATTATAGGTATTACAATTAGTAATCGTTTTAAACTATTTAATTGGATTAACGACAAAAACAAACTTCCAATTTTTATGTTGGCTTTAGTAATAACTGGAGGAGTTATTATAAAAAAAATAACAGAGATCAATTTACCTATTTTCTACATTTCTTTAACTTCTTTAGTTATAACACTATATTTAATGATTCGTTTTTATGTTAAAAAAAATAAATAA
- a CDS encoding VOC family protein has product MKNQYPKSFSHIGLTVPNIKEAVKFYSEVMGWYVIMEPSTIKKEAETAIGQMCIDVFGNEWETFEIAHLSTSDGIGVELFCFPHGVKEAPAFNPFNTGLFHFCIQDPNIEELVAKIVAAGGKQRMPIRSYYPNDKPYQMCYVEDPFGIVFEVYTHSYELTYSSGAYAK; this is encoded by the coding sequence ATGAAAAATCAGTATCCAAAATCATTTTCTCATATTGGGTTGACCGTACCTAATATTAAAGAAGCTGTAAAATTTTACTCAGAAGTAATGGGTTGGTATGTAATTATGGAACCCTCAACAATTAAAAAAGAAGCTGAAACTGCCATTGGTCAAATGTGTATTGATGTTTTTGGCAATGAATGGGAAACTTTTGAAATTGCCCATCTATCTACTTCAGATGGAATTGGAGTAGAACTATTTTGTTTTCCTCACGGTGTAAAAGAAGCTCCTGCATTCAATCCTTTCAATACAGGTTTGTTTCATTTTTGCATTCAAGATCCAAATATTGAAGAATTGGTTGCTAAAATTGTAGCGGCTGGTGGGAAACAACGCATGCCAATTCGCTCTTATTATCCAAATGATAAACCTTACCAAATGTGCTATGTAGAAGATCCATTCGGTATTGTATTTGAAGTTTACACACACAGTTATGAGTTAACATACTCTTCTGGTGCTTATGCAAAATAA
- a CDS encoding 6-phosphogluconate dehydrogenase, translating to MKKFFLYVILLATLVTTLYFTFVYYVPYSEGVRSGELIKISKKGYVIKTWEGEISQGISGAQVFQFSVMDNHPTVIDSLKKLQGNFVKVEYVERYRTFFWWGDTRYFITKVEKESSPYFRE from the coding sequence GTGAAAAAGTTTTTCCTTTATGTAATTTTATTAGCAACTTTGGTTACTACATTATATTTCACTTTTGTATATTATGTTCCGTATAGCGAAGGAGTAAGAAGCGGAGAATTAATAAAGATTAGTAAAAAAGGTTATGTTATTAAAACTTGGGAAGGCGAAATAAGCCAAGGAATATCGGGCGCACAAGTTTTTCAATTTTCGGTAATGGATAACCATCCAACTGTTATTGACAGTTTAAAAAAACTACAAGGTAATTTTGTTAAAGTGGAATATGTAGAGCGCTATAGAACATTTTTTTGGTGGGGCGATACACGCTATTTTATTACAAAAGTAGAAAAAGAGTCTTCACCTTATTTTAGAGAATAA
- the eptA gene encoding phosphoethanolamine--lipid A transferase EptA: MLKKINKLSYFALLISIINLVLYHLPFYKFVCNNIDLKSLNGIVLLVSLTVLAIFLNALVFYIGLYLLRNVGKWILVLFFNINAIALYFVNTYGVIIDKTMIGNVVNTNFEESSSFFSFTLIVYIILLGIIPSILLFKIKTEKVKVKSFLTHAFLTLFCLLSLAYANSPNWLWIDKNSKSLGGLAMPWSYVVNTTSFYNSKYKKNKAQILLPNATLKDNKKSIAVIVIGESARSENFSLYGYEKNTNPLLSQINNVHSYKAESCATYTTAGVKCILEYKNTGKLFEILPNYLFRNDVEVIWRTTNWGEPTVKIENFQNKKDLKKLCNTDRCDYDEILLNGLKEQILASKKNKILVVLHTSTSHGPTYYKKYPPEFNKFTPVCKSVELANCSQNELINAYDNTIVYTDYILANLIGNLKELKEYNSSMIYISDHGESLGENNLYMHGIPASMAPKEQLDIPFIVWNSDNSRQLKQNGILSQHNIFHSVLDFLAIESPIYDENMSIYKKTN; this comes from the coding sequence ATGTTAAAAAAAATAAATAAACTAAGTTACTTTGCACTATTAATTAGTATTATCAATTTAGTTTTATACCACTTACCTTTTTATAAATTTGTTTGTAATAATATAGATCTCAAAAGTTTAAATGGCATTGTACTTCTTGTTAGTTTAACAGTTTTGGCAATATTTTTAAATGCCCTTGTGTTTTATATAGGTTTATATTTACTTCGTAATGTTGGAAAATGGATTTTAGTCCTCTTTTTTAACATCAATGCAATTGCTTTGTATTTTGTTAACACATATGGTGTTATAATAGACAAAACAATGATTGGTAATGTTGTAAACACAAATTTTGAAGAATCTAGCAGTTTCTTTTCTTTTACTTTAATAGTTTATATTATTTTATTAGGGATAATTCCAAGTATATTACTTTTTAAAATTAAAACCGAGAAAGTAAAAGTTAAAAGCTTTTTAACACACGCATTTTTAACTTTATTTTGTCTATTATCTCTTGCTTATGCAAATTCTCCAAATTGGTTATGGATAGATAAAAACTCAAAATCTTTAGGTGGCTTGGCAATGCCATGGTCATATGTAGTAAATACAACAAGTTTTTATAATTCAAAATACAAAAAGAATAAAGCTCAAATTTTGCTACCAAATGCAACTCTAAAAGACAATAAAAAGTCTATAGCTGTAATTGTTATCGGAGAATCAGCTAGAAGCGAAAATTTTTCTTTATACGGATATGAAAAAAATACCAATCCACTACTTTCACAAATAAATAATGTCCATAGCTATAAAGCAGAGTCTTGTGCAACATATACAACTGCAGGTGTAAAGTGTATTTTAGAATATAAAAATACAGGTAAGTTATTTGAAATTTTACCTAATTATTTATTTAGGAATGATGTAGAAGTAATTTGGAGAACTACAAATTGGGGGGAACCTACGGTTAAAATTGAAAATTTTCAAAACAAAAAAGACTTAAAGAAACTTTGTAACACTGACAGGTGCGATTATGATGAAATTTTACTTAACGGCTTAAAAGAACAAATATTAGCAAGTAAAAAAAATAAAATTCTGGTTGTTTTACACACAAGTACTAGTCACGGACCAACTTATTATAAAAAATATCCGCCTGAATTTAACAAATTCACTCCAGTATGTAAAAGTGTTGAATTAGCAAATTGCTCACAAAATGAGTTAATAAATGCGTATGACAATACTATTGTTTATACCGACTATATTTTAGCCAATTTAATTGGCAATTTAAAAGAATTAAAAGAATATAATTCTTCTATGATTTATATTTCAGATCATGGCGAATCTTTAGGCGAAAACAACTTATATATGCATGGAATACCTGCAAGTATGGCGCCAAAAGAGCAATTAGACATTCCTTTTATCGTATGGAATTCTGATAACTCAAGACAACTTAAACAAAATGGAATACTATCTCAACATAATATTTTTCACAGTGTTTTAGACTTTTTAGCAATTGAAAGTCCTATTTATGATGAAAACATGAGTATTTATAAAAAAACTAACTAA
- a CDS encoding GNAT family N-acetyltransferase: MKLNFRKAKITELPEIWNIIQDAIQRRKEDGSNQWQDGYPNPDVLKNDISKETGLVLTENNVVIGYCAILINDEPEYDNIEGKWLTNDDFVVFHRVAIATTHLGKGFAKVMFNCIEDYALSKKTYSIKADTNFDNLAMISIFEKAGYTYCGEVYFRGSPRKAFEKVLKKTD, encoded by the coding sequence ATGAAATTAAACTTCAGAAAAGCTAAAATCACCGAACTTCCTGAAATTTGGAACATTATACAAGACGCCATTCAACGAAGAAAAGAAGACGGAAGCAATCAATGGCAAGACGGTTACCCAAATCCTGATGTTTTAAAAAACGATATTAGTAAAGAAACTGGTCTTGTATTAACTGAAAATAATGTTGTAATTGGCTATTGCGCCATTTTAATTAACGACGAACCCGAATACGACAACATTGAAGGAAAATGGCTTACAAACGATGATTTTGTCGTTTTTCATAGAGTGGCTATTGCAACAACACATTTAGGAAAAGGATTTGCCAAAGTAATGTTCAATTGCATTGAAGATTATGCGCTTTCCAAAAAAACATACAGCATAAAAGCGGATACGAATTTCGACAATTTAGCAATGATTTCTATTTTTGAAAAAGCGGGTTACACTTATTGTGGTGAAGTATATTTTAGAGGAAGTCCAAGAAAAGCATTTGAAAAAGTGTTGAAGAAAACAGACTAA
- a CDS encoding winged helix-turn-helix transcriptional regulator, whose product MNLIGTKWKPLVLFHLLDGALRSGILQKQIPEISNKMFTQTVRELEKEGLISRKVYPVVPPRVEYKLSERGKSLENILRSLDAWGKEDIKHTI is encoded by the coding sequence ATGAATTTAATAGGAACAAAATGGAAACCTTTGGTTTTATTTCATTTACTAGATGGTGCTTTGCGTTCTGGAATATTGCAAAAGCAAATTCCTGAAATTTCCAATAAAATGTTTACTCAAACAGTAAGAGAATTAGAAAAAGAGGGTTTAATATCTAGAAAAGTTTACCCGGTTGTTCCACCTAGAGTTGAATATAAATTAAGCGAAAGAGGAAAATCTCTAGAAAATATTTTAAGGAGTTTAGATGCTTGGGGAAAAGAAGATATTAAACATACGATATAA
- a CDS encoding pseudouridine synthase, with translation MHHHFLLHKPHSYLSQFVREQKRKKRLLGELYPFPEGTMAIGRLDEDSEGLLLLTTDGKISEQVRRKTVEKEYYAQVDGIITEEAVAQLENGVEIGINGTKYLTKDCSSKLIPELPDYIGAGRRIRDERHGPTSWVSITLTEGKFRQVRKMTAAVGFPTLRLIRIRIGNVTLEGLNTGEVKEVDMFDINFEK, from the coding sequence ATGCACCATCATTTTTTATTACATAAGCCACATAGTTATTTAAGTCAGTTTGTTCGCGAACAAAAACGAAAGAAACGATTGTTAGGCGAATTATATCCGTTTCCGGAAGGAACTATGGCTATTGGTCGTTTAGATGAAGATTCAGAAGGTTTATTATTGCTAACAACTGATGGAAAGATAAGCGAACAAGTAAGAAGGAAAACCGTTGAAAAAGAGTATTACGCTCAAGTAGACGGAATTATCACTGAAGAAGCAGTTGCTCAATTAGAAAACGGAGTAGAAATAGGAATAAACGGAACAAAATATTTAACCAAAGATTGCAGTTCTAAATTAATTCCAGAATTACCAGATTATATTGGAGCTGGAAGAAGAATAAGAGATGAACGTCACGGACCTACTAGTTGGGTTTCTATAACGTTAACCGAAGGAAAATTTCGTCAAGTTCGAAAAATGACTGCTGCTGTTGGATTTCCTACGTTACGATTAATAAGAATTAGAATTGGAAACGTTACTTTAGAAGGTTTAAATACTGGTGAAGTTAAGGAAGTAGATATGTTTGATATTAATTTTGAAAAGTAA
- a CDS encoding acyl-CoA thioesterase has product MILKKSNTVSASKITLTELMLPSHSNFSGKIHGGYLLQLMDQIAFAAASKYSGSYCVTASVDTVDFLNPVEIGELVTLKASVNYVGNSSMVVGIRVISENIQTGKIKHCNSSYFTMVAKDDSGNKVNVPKLELTSYEEVRRFYDCVRKINHKKRYKELENNFDHQSKEAIDQLKNYNVIVSLK; this is encoded by the coding sequence ATGATTTTAAAAAAATCGAATACTGTTTCAGCATCAAAAATTACTTTAACAGAATTAATGCTGCCTTCGCACTCTAATTTCAGTGGAAAAATTCATGGTGGATATTTGTTACAATTAATGGATCAAATTGCATTTGCGGCTGCTTCAAAATATTCTGGTTCTTATTGTGTAACAGCTTCTGTAGATACAGTAGACTTTTTAAACCCGGTTGAAATTGGAGAATTAGTTACTTTGAAAGCTTCCGTTAATTATGTAGGTAATAGCTCAATGGTTGTTGGAATTAGAGTAATTTCTGAAAATATTCAAACTGGAAAAATAAAACATTGTAACTCTAGTTATTTTACAATGGTTGCCAAAGATGATAGTGGTAATAAAGTAAATGTCCCAAAACTAGAACTTACTTCTTATGAAGAAGTACGCCGTTTTTATGATTGCGTTCGAAAAATAAACCATAAAAAAAGATATAAAGAATTAGAAAACAATTTTGATCATCAATCAAAAGAAGCAATTGACCAGCTAAAAAACTACAATGTAATTGTGAGCTTAAAATAA